The following coding sequences lie in one Rhinolophus ferrumequinum isolate MPI-CBG mRhiFer1 chromosome 16, mRhiFer1_v1.p, whole genome shotgun sequence genomic window:
- the ZWINT gene encoding ZW10 interactor isoform X4, with amino-acid sequence MESAETEIEAAALEALAKLADVLESIGPQEEAELPAPILAEFVMDSRKKDKLLCSQLQVVDFLQNFLAREDTAQGLDPLASEDTSRQKAIATKEQWKELKATYQEHVEAITSALTQALPKMQEAQRKRAQLQDALEQLQAKKQVAMEKLRTAQKQWQLQQEKRLQHLAEVSAEVRERQIGTKQEFERLYQELATLKQQTGQERENLQRHQTFLQLLHTLQGKLLFPEEEAELPQEQDLPEDKPQELNTGDSIGASK; translated from the exons ATGGAGTCGGCGGAGACCGAGATAGAGGCTGCAGCCCTAGA GGCCCTGGCCAAGCTGGCAGACGTCCTGGAGTCTATAGGCCCgcaggaggaggcagagctgcCAGCCCCGATCCTGGCTGAGTTTGTGATG GACTCCCGAAAGAAAGACAAGCTGCTCTGCAGCCAGCTTCAAGTAGTAGACTTCCTGCAGAACTTCTTGGCTCGGGAGGATACTGCCCAGGGCCTGGACCCCTTGGCTTCTGAAGACACGAGCC GACAGAAGGCAATTGCAACCAAGGAGCAATGGAAAGAGCTGAAGGCTACCTACCAAGAACACGTGGAGGCCATCACAAGTGCCCTGACTCAGGCCCTGCCCAAGATGCAGGAGGCCCAGAGGAAGCGGGCACAGCTCCAGGATGCTCTTGAACAGCTCCAGGCCAAG AAGCAAGTGGCAATGGAGAAACTCAGAACAGCCCAGAAACAGTGGCAGCTGCAACAG GAGAAGCGTCTGCAGCATTTGGCAGAAGTTTCTGCAGAGGTGAGGGAGCGTCAGATAGGAACTAAACAGGAGTTTGAGCGGCTATATCAGGAACTTGCAACCCTGAAGCAGCAAACAGGGCAGGAGCGGGAAAATCTGCAGAG GCATCAGACCTTCCTCCAGTTGCTTCACACTTTGCAGGGTAAGCTGCTATTCCCcgaggaagaggcagagctgcCACAAGAGCAGGATCTTCCTGAGGATAAGCCCCAGGAGCTGAACACTGGGGACTCCATAGGGGCCTCCAAG TGA
- the ZWINT gene encoding ZW10 interactor isoform X1, which yields MESAETEIEAAALEALAKLADVLESIGPQEEAELPAPILAEFVMDSRKKDKLLCSQLQVVDFLQNFLAREDTAQGLDPLASEDTSRQKAIATKEQWKELKATYQEHVEAITSALTQALPKMQEAQRKRAQLQDALEQLQAKKQVAMEKLRTAQKQWQLQQEKRLQHLAEVSAEVRERQIGTKQEFERLYQELATLKQQTGQERENLQRHQTFLQLLHTLQGKLLFPEEEAELPQEQDLPEDKPQELNTGDSIGASKAGGPQPAGDTSAPWLLGAQQHREGS from the exons ATGGAGTCGGCGGAGACCGAGATAGAGGCTGCAGCCCTAGA GGCCCTGGCCAAGCTGGCAGACGTCCTGGAGTCTATAGGCCCgcaggaggaggcagagctgcCAGCCCCGATCCTGGCTGAGTTTGTGATG GACTCCCGAAAGAAAGACAAGCTGCTCTGCAGCCAGCTTCAAGTAGTAGACTTCCTGCAGAACTTCTTGGCTCGGGAGGATACTGCCCAGGGCCTGGACCCCTTGGCTTCTGAAGACACGAGCC GACAGAAGGCAATTGCAACCAAGGAGCAATGGAAAGAGCTGAAGGCTACCTACCAAGAACACGTGGAGGCCATCACAAGTGCCCTGACTCAGGCCCTGCCCAAGATGCAGGAGGCCCAGAGGAAGCGGGCACAGCTCCAGGATGCTCTTGAACAGCTCCAGGCCAAG AAGCAAGTGGCAATGGAGAAACTCAGAACAGCCCAGAAACAGTGGCAGCTGCAACAG GAGAAGCGTCTGCAGCATTTGGCAGAAGTTTCTGCAGAGGTGAGGGAGCGTCAGATAGGAACTAAACAGGAGTTTGAGCGGCTATATCAGGAACTTGCAACCCTGAAGCAGCAAACAGGGCAGGAGCGGGAAAATCTGCAGAG GCATCAGACCTTCCTCCAGTTGCTTCACACTTTGCAGGGTAAGCTGCTATTCCCcgaggaagaggcagagctgcCACAAGAGCAGGATCTTCCTGAGGATAAGCCCCAGGAGCTGAACACTGGGGACTCCATAGGGGCCTCCAAG GCTGGCGGCCCACAGCCTGCTGGTGATACAAGCGCGCCATGGCTTCTTGGAGCACAGCAACATAGGGAAGGATCCTAG
- the ZWINT gene encoding ZW10 interactor isoform X2, whose amino-acid sequence MESAETEIEAAALEALAKLADVLESIGPQEEAELPAPILAEFVMDSRKKDKLLCSQLQVVDFLQNFLAREDTAQGLDPLASEDTSRQKAIATKEQWKELKATYQEHVEAITSALTQALPKMQEAQRKRAQLQDALEQLQAKKQVAMEKLRTAQKQWQLQQEKRLQHLAEVSAEVRERQIGTKQEFERLYQELATLKQQTGQERENLQRHQTFLQLLHTLQVTPAQVRPEQGGKLPLGNCDLLHKDTAAGESTSFLLPAKDFFFLISIQRRHTNQ is encoded by the exons ATGGAGTCGGCGGAGACCGAGATAGAGGCTGCAGCCCTAGA GGCCCTGGCCAAGCTGGCAGACGTCCTGGAGTCTATAGGCCCgcaggaggaggcagagctgcCAGCCCCGATCCTGGCTGAGTTTGTGATG GACTCCCGAAAGAAAGACAAGCTGCTCTGCAGCCAGCTTCAAGTAGTAGACTTCCTGCAGAACTTCTTGGCTCGGGAGGATACTGCCCAGGGCCTGGACCCCTTGGCTTCTGAAGACACGAGCC GACAGAAGGCAATTGCAACCAAGGAGCAATGGAAAGAGCTGAAGGCTACCTACCAAGAACACGTGGAGGCCATCACAAGTGCCCTGACTCAGGCCCTGCCCAAGATGCAGGAGGCCCAGAGGAAGCGGGCACAGCTCCAGGATGCTCTTGAACAGCTCCAGGCCAAG AAGCAAGTGGCAATGGAGAAACTCAGAACAGCCCAGAAACAGTGGCAGCTGCAACAG GAGAAGCGTCTGCAGCATTTGGCAGAAGTTTCTGCAGAGGTGAGGGAGCGTCAGATAGGAACTAAACAGGAGTTTGAGCGGCTATATCAGGAACTTGCAACCCTGAAGCAGCAAACAGGGCAGGAGCGGGAAAATCTGCAGAG GCATCAGACCTTCCTCCAGTTGCTTCACACTTTGCAGG TGACACCTGCACAAGTTAGACCTGAGCAAGGAGGGAAGCTACCTTTGGGAAACTGTGATCTCTTACACAAAGACACGGCAGCTGGTGAGTCCACAAGTTTCCTGCTGCCTGCCAAGgattttttcttcctcatttccaTCCAAAGGAGGCACACAAACCAGTGA
- the ZWINT gene encoding ZW10 interactor isoform X3 has translation MESAETEIEAAALEALAKLADVLESIGPQEEAELPAPILAEFVMDSRKKDKLLCSQLQVVDFLQNFLAREDTAQGLDPLASEDTSRQKAIATKEQWKELKATYQEHVEAITSALTQALPKMQEAQRKRAQLQDALEQLQAKKQVAMEKLRTAQKQWQLQQEKRLQHLAEVSAEVRERQIGTKQEFERLYQELATLKQQTGQERENLQRHQTFLQLLHTLQGKLLFPEEEAELPQEQDLPEDKPQELNTGDSIGASKLLAPPSLQVNCELLSAT, from the exons ATGGAGTCGGCGGAGACCGAGATAGAGGCTGCAGCCCTAGA GGCCCTGGCCAAGCTGGCAGACGTCCTGGAGTCTATAGGCCCgcaggaggaggcagagctgcCAGCCCCGATCCTGGCTGAGTTTGTGATG GACTCCCGAAAGAAAGACAAGCTGCTCTGCAGCCAGCTTCAAGTAGTAGACTTCCTGCAGAACTTCTTGGCTCGGGAGGATACTGCCCAGGGCCTGGACCCCTTGGCTTCTGAAGACACGAGCC GACAGAAGGCAATTGCAACCAAGGAGCAATGGAAAGAGCTGAAGGCTACCTACCAAGAACACGTGGAGGCCATCACAAGTGCCCTGACTCAGGCCCTGCCCAAGATGCAGGAGGCCCAGAGGAAGCGGGCACAGCTCCAGGATGCTCTTGAACAGCTCCAGGCCAAG AAGCAAGTGGCAATGGAGAAACTCAGAACAGCCCAGAAACAGTGGCAGCTGCAACAG GAGAAGCGTCTGCAGCATTTGGCAGAAGTTTCTGCAGAGGTGAGGGAGCGTCAGATAGGAACTAAACAGGAGTTTGAGCGGCTATATCAGGAACTTGCAACCCTGAAGCAGCAAACAGGGCAGGAGCGGGAAAATCTGCAGAG GCATCAGACCTTCCTCCAGTTGCTTCACACTTTGCAGGGTAAGCTGCTATTCCCcgaggaagaggcagagctgcCACAAGAGCAGGATCTTCCTGAGGATAAGCCCCAGGAGCTGAACACTGGGGACTCCATAGGGGCCTCCAAG ctcctggctccaCCCTCATTGCAGGTGAACTGTGAACTTCTGAGTGCAACCTGA